Proteins encoded by one window of Lactobacillus paragasseri:
- a CDS encoding PD-(D/E)XK nuclease family protein: MINVITGRQVDNLQNDIIDQAVKSYYQDKTHDVFIIVPNHIKFTTEVRALSKLSVLTNKKQVAVNKLHILSFSRLAWYFLKDEAIKLPQILDDAASVMLLEQIVKDHQNELKLFQNKNQITSGALKQMYEAILSVRAGNIELENIDNEKLNEETSYKVHDLRIIYDDFIERLSEKFATKDEMQLLLNEFLAKSNNLSSMEFYFSDFSHFSLQELTSVRLISKKAKNTTLAFKTKVGKIDSKAEPGDYDYVVQRTIGQLEHFWQNQQLNYQTTEFPLSQTNPSSLLNGVWTKTSSFDESLSKFLQPVKADSRYAEAYFVARTIYQQVALNHYRYQDFLVLAPNLSEYETYLTPILRQNNIPFFNDLQKEMKYHPLVVAVENLQQIFKRGFQTDNVIALMKTQLFIPEWYKSVARYQNDVDLLENFVLAHGIKGSLWNKPLKKFVDAEVIALDKSEQEVEELERLRQYFISILSKFFEEIEAEKDPQAGVTIFWNFLIKNRVSKRLEAWRKEANDAGDLQLAQQPEQVWSTLNDLLKDYLLVAKEFSLEQFFDLLISGFSEANFSQIPSTLDAVNISEMGMVQGQGYKQVFIIGATSSNLPQIEKIPGFFSSENLEQLNDGNNTSGYLEDQQKINNLDQNYQFGNALSLASDKIYISYPVINTANERLEPSIFYKQLLRLTQAEEFSQHDLPNSPGDLLTFMTNPEASLGYLTYLKSKRAVKVDSILEMTEQKIGEVAQNVLEGSNFKNIPENLSPELAQELYGDRIETSVSQLETYYQNSFEYFLNYGLHLKKRFENELDVIQAGNYYHETFDYLVKKIKEKNLNFADLTDSKLTELLIEVREELKEKGRYRQLLNDPFNKYLFHKLDQTTSNVAHYWHSNVNKTTFRPQYSELSFGKNQKVTGLSYSWKDENNKKKIVDLRGKMDRVDLAKVNDRVLGEVIDYKSSAKKFDLGLFANGISMQMISYLEVLKKNNKFFAQGKNLDVLGAFYQNITSSLERLSSDKMILSNYQIKDLLKESTKKLMYNGILIADEEILDLIEPGMEKDRANSEIYSSVKRKVNGDISWPRNQSFTPDQLELLLAYNSYLIKNAGSEILSGKIKLDPYTYGQQSSLTYSDFKDIFFFDAMLKENNYHKIKAIDKKTLLNLIKEKLDLDGDE; this comes from the coding sequence ATGATTAATGTAATTACTGGTAGACAAGTAGACAACTTGCAAAATGATATTATTGATCAAGCTGTTAAGTCATATTACCAAGATAAAACGCACGATGTTTTTATTATCGTGCCAAACCATATTAAGTTTACCACAGAAGTACGCGCACTTAGCAAGCTCTCTGTTTTAACGAATAAAAAACAAGTAGCGGTTAATAAACTGCACATTTTATCATTTTCACGACTAGCCTGGTATTTTTTGAAGGATGAAGCAATCAAGTTGCCCCAGATTTTAGATGATGCTGCTAGTGTGATGTTACTTGAGCAAATTGTTAAGGATCATCAGAACGAACTAAAACTATTTCAAAATAAGAATCAGATTACGTCTGGTGCCTTAAAGCAAATGTATGAAGCAATTTTATCCGTTCGGGCTGGAAATATTGAACTAGAAAATATTGATAATGAAAAATTAAATGAAGAAACCAGCTATAAAGTCCATGATTTGCGAATTATCTATGATGATTTTATCGAACGGCTATCTGAAAAATTTGCAACAAAAGATGAAATGCAGCTCCTGCTTAATGAGTTTCTAGCTAAAAGCAACAATTTGAGCAGCATGGAATTTTATTTTTCTGATTTTTCGCATTTTTCCTTGCAGGAATTAACTTCAGTGCGTTTAATTTCAAAAAAAGCTAAAAATACAACTTTAGCGTTTAAGACAAAAGTCGGCAAGATAGACAGTAAAGCGGAACCTGGAGACTATGATTATGTAGTTCAAAGAACAATTGGACAACTAGAGCATTTTTGGCAAAATCAGCAATTAAATTATCAAACTACTGAATTTCCACTCAGTCAGACTAATCCTAGCTCCCTGTTAAATGGTGTTTGGACTAAGACTAGCAGTTTTGATGAAAGTTTGAGTAAATTTTTGCAACCAGTTAAAGCAGATTCTAGATATGCTGAAGCATACTTTGTCGCACGGACAATCTACCAACAAGTTGCTTTAAACCACTATCGCTATCAAGACTTTTTAGTTTTAGCGCCAAATTTAAGTGAATATGAAACTTACTTAACGCCAATTTTGCGTCAAAATAATATTCCTTTCTTCAATGACTTGCAAAAGGAGATGAAATATCATCCCTTGGTTGTTGCAGTAGAAAATCTCCAGCAAATTTTTAAGCGTGGTTTTCAAACAGATAATGTAATTGCGCTAATGAAAACGCAGCTGTTTATTCCCGAGTGGTATAAGAGTGTAGCACGTTATCAAAACGATGTGGATTTACTTGAAAACTTTGTGTTGGCACATGGTATTAAGGGAAGTCTTTGGAACAAACCTTTAAAAAAATTTGTGGATGCGGAAGTAATTGCACTTGATAAGTCAGAGCAAGAGGTGGAAGAACTTGAGCGATTACGTCAATACTTTATCAGTATTCTAAGTAAATTTTTTGAAGAAATAGAAGCAGAGAAAGATCCGCAAGCTGGAGTGACAATTTTTTGGAACTTCTTAATTAAAAATCGAGTTTCAAAAAGACTAGAGGCTTGGCGAAAAGAAGCAAATGATGCTGGAGACTTACAGTTAGCGCAGCAGCCTGAACAAGTTTGGTCAACCCTAAACGATTTGCTAAAGGATTACTTATTGGTAGCCAAGGAATTTTCATTAGAACAATTTTTTGATCTTTTAATTAGTGGATTTAGTGAGGCTAATTTCTCACAAATTCCATCTACTCTTGATGCAGTTAACATCTCTGAAATGGGAATGGTTCAAGGACAAGGTTATAAGCAAGTATTTATTATTGGGGCAACAAGTAGTAATTTACCGCAGATTGAGAAAATTCCAGGTTTCTTTAGTTCAGAGAACTTGGAACAGCTAAATGATGGGAATAATACTAGTGGCTATTTAGAGGATCAACAAAAAATTAATAATCTAGATCAGAATTATCAGTTTGGTAATGCATTAAGTTTAGCCAGTGATAAGATTTATATTTCCTATCCTGTAATTAATACGGCAAATGAACGATTAGAACCATCTATCTTTTATAAACAACTTCTTAGATTAACCCAGGCAGAAGAGTTTTCACAGCATGATTTACCTAATTCTCCTGGTGATCTTTTAACCTTTATGACTAATCCGGAAGCTAGTTTGGGCTATTTAACTTACTTAAAGAGCAAGCGAGCCGTTAAGGTAGATTCTATCTTAGAGATGACTGAGCAGAAAATAGGCGAAGTAGCTCAAAATGTCCTTGAAGGAAGCAACTTTAAGAATATTCCCGAAAATCTCTCACCAGAATTGGCACAGGAACTTTACGGAGATCGGATAGAGACTTCAGTTTCACAACTTGAAACTTATTATCAGAATTCTTTTGAATATTTCTTAAATTACGGCCTACATTTAAAGAAGCGATTTGAAAATGAACTTGATGTAATTCAGGCAGGTAATTATTATCATGAAACTTTTGACTATTTAGTTAAAAAGATTAAAGAGAAAAACTTAAATTTTGCTGATTTAACTGATAGTAAGTTAACAGAATTACTAATTGAAGTACGAGAGGAATTAAAAGAAAAAGGCAGATATCGTCAACTTTTAAATGATCCATTCAATAAATATTTGTTCCATAAGCTAGACCAAACCACATCTAATGTTGCTCATTATTGGCATAGCAATGTAAATAAAACAACTTTTAGACCACAATATTCAGAATTAAGTTTCGGTAAAAATCAAAAAGTAACAGGTCTATCCTATAGTTGGAAAGATGAAAATAATAAAAAGAAGATTGTTGATCTACGAGGAAAAATGGACCGAGTTGATCTGGCTAAGGTAAATGATCGAGTTTTAGGAGAGGTAATTGACTATAAGTCTTCTGCTAAAAAGTTTGATTTAGGTCTCTTTGCTAATGGAATTTCGATGCAAATGATTTCGTATTTGGAAGTCTTAAAAAAGAATAATAAGTTTTTTGCTCAAGGTAAAAACTTAGATGTTTTAGGAGCTTTTTATCAAAATATTACTAGCAGCTTAGAACGCTTAAGTAGTGATAAGATGATTCTGAGCAACTATCAAATTAAGGATCTTCTCAAAGAAAGTACTAAGAAACTAATGTATAACGGAATTTTAATTGCTGATGAAGAGATTCTGGACTTGATTGAACCAGGAATGGAGAAAGATCGAGCTAATTCAGAAATATATAGCAGCGTTAAAAGAAAGGTAAATGGCGACATAAGTTGGCCACGAAATCAGAGTTTTACTCCTGATCAATTAGAATTGCTATTGGCATATAATTCCTACTTAATCAAGAATGCTGGTAGTGAGATTTTATCAGGTAAGATTAAACTTGATCCATATACTTACGGACAACAGAGTTCCTTAACTTATTCTGACTTTAAAGATATTTTCTTCTTTGATGCTATGTTAAAAGAAAATAATTACCATAAAATTAAAGCAATTGATAAAAAGACGCTTTTGAACTTAATTAAAGAAAAACTGGATTTGGATGGTGATGAATAG
- a CDS encoding helicase C-terminal domain-containing protein codes for MKKAFTDDVFAVVDLETTGTQRNQGDHIIQFGCAIIKKRKVVKTYSFLINPHREIPQAVENLTHISNRDVAQARDFKYYAPKIRKILENTIFVAHNVNFDLPFLNYELVNAGLEPLTGKAIDTVELAQIAFPTFPSYKLRDLTARLKIKHLNPHRADSDALVTAKLLLKVIKKLENLPQATLNTLTSLSKGLLRDTDYIFYEIGQVARQTKRPLDKDLIQVKHLILKKQIASTRQIGTASKGEFPQSDDEKKKLFKKNLRFRRGQVSLINRLHEFVYSDTDNSLVVEAPNGSGKTFSYLMAYAYELYSGRKLVVATPTKVLQEQILKQEIPQLLRVTHLDLDAQIVKSSSHYLDLDGFYNSLYQTDNPIQQTLILQMGILIWLTETETGDLDELQLTNYQAPLFAAIEHPGDARIGTAFAEYDFWNLARSRQEQADILITNHAYLANHYMDSIWGQNPFLVVDEAHRFVENVASSRNDSLQFESFWGMCSHLRNLLFYAEDSAKVRFGNNIEFKIILDKLEKNTNDLIHSINKVQQALYDNRNFATSREDRIQNAVSLGFQGQDLFRSVPQFKRLLSQMQDNIEIVRQETNQLLFLLYHQQKNLLTSDDVLIRDLQEEIDHLDYYSEQNYLLLDQLSEPQKLDHEGFVLEISNEEDPLSTNLTWLMLDPEEEVQQLYQYFDKKLFISATLAQQDDFSYTIKNLYLDPEKTLTYRAKPSFKVEKHLKIYALSDNDAPEDPNNPEYEEFISNLLTQIKNYNHILVLFTNLDVIRDVFSKLSENNNLKDYEILAQGLTGSNEKIAKRFGIAEKAVLLGANSFWEGIDFKHNGVDLAIVTRLPFESPDQPEVKLRTECLKKQVGANKIFEVDTLPRAILRFRQGCGRLIRNERDHGIFVILDQRVWNKSYGEQFLAGLPVSAKKVSKQQLLNVLRNSKQNE; via the coding sequence ATGAAAAAAGCCTTTACAGATGATGTTTTTGCGGTCGTCGATCTTGAAACTACAGGCACGCAGCGTAATCAAGGCGATCATATTATTCAATTTGGTTGTGCAATCATCAAAAAGCGTAAGGTAGTAAAAACGTATTCATTCTTAATCAATCCTCATCGTGAAATCCCTCAAGCTGTTGAAAATTTAACTCATATTAGTAATAGAGATGTTGCTCAAGCACGCGATTTTAAGTACTATGCTCCCAAAATTCGAAAAATTTTAGAGAATACAATTTTTGTTGCGCATAATGTTAATTTTGATCTCCCTTTTTTGAACTATGAGTTAGTAAATGCTGGCTTAGAGCCATTAACAGGAAAGGCAATTGACACAGTTGAATTAGCTCAAATTGCTTTTCCAACTTTTCCATCCTATAAATTACGCGACTTAACTGCTCGTTTAAAAATTAAGCATTTAAATCCCCACCGAGCTGATTCAGATGCTTTAGTAACAGCTAAGTTATTGCTAAAGGTTATTAAAAAACTTGAAAATCTTCCTCAGGCAACGTTAAATACTTTAACTTCTTTATCTAAAGGCTTATTACGAGATACTGATTATATTTTTTATGAAATAGGTCAAGTTGCTCGTCAAACAAAGAGACCACTAGATAAAGATTTGATTCAAGTAAAGCATTTAATTCTTAAGAAACAAATTGCATCTACGCGGCAAATTGGAACTGCAAGTAAAGGCGAGTTCCCTCAAAGTGATGATGAGAAGAAGAAGTTATTTAAGAAAAATTTGCGATTTAGACGTGGTCAAGTAAGTTTAATTAATCGACTGCATGAATTTGTCTATAGTGATACAGATAACTCGTTAGTGGTTGAGGCACCAAATGGAAGTGGAAAAACTTTTAGCTATTTAATGGCGTATGCATATGAACTTTATTCAGGGAGAAAATTAGTTGTAGCAACGCCTACGAAGGTCTTGCAAGAACAGATACTAAAACAAGAGATACCGCAACTTTTAAGGGTAACTCACTTAGATTTAGACGCTCAAATTGTTAAATCAAGCAGTCACTATTTAGATTTAGACGGTTTCTATAATTCACTATATCAAACTGATAATCCAATTCAGCAAACTCTAATTTTACAAATGGGAATTTTGATTTGGCTTACTGAAACTGAAACTGGTGATTTAGATGAACTACAGTTAACTAATTATCAAGCACCATTATTCGCTGCAATTGAACATCCCGGGGATGCAAGAATTGGAACTGCATTTGCAGAATATGATTTTTGGAATCTGGCTCGGAGCAGACAAGAGCAAGCTGATATTTTAATTACGAATCATGCCTATTTGGCAAACCATTATATGGATTCAATTTGGGGACAAAACCCATTTTTAGTTGTAGATGAGGCTCATCGTTTTGTTGAAAATGTTGCAAGTTCAAGAAATGATTCGCTCCAGTTTGAAAGCTTTTGGGGCATGTGCAGCCATTTGCGCAACTTGCTTTTTTATGCAGAAGATAGTGCAAAAGTTAGATTTGGCAATAATATCGAGTTTAAGATAATTTTGGATAAACTTGAAAAAAATACCAACGATTTAATCCACTCGATAAACAAAGTTCAGCAAGCACTTTATGATAATCGAAATTTTGCTACCAGTCGGGAAGACAGAATACAAAATGCGGTTAGTTTAGGCTTTCAAGGACAGGATTTATTTAGAAGTGTTCCTCAGTTTAAACGTTTGCTAAGTCAAATGCAGGATAATATTGAAATTGTTCGTCAAGAAACAAATCAATTATTATTTTTGCTATATCATCAGCAAAAGAATCTTTTGACAAGTGATGATGTTTTAATAAGAGACTTACAAGAAGAGATAGACCATCTTGACTATTATTCAGAACAGAATTATCTTTTATTAGATCAGCTAAGCGAACCACAAAAATTAGATCATGAAGGATTTGTTTTGGAAATTAGTAACGAGGAGGATCCCTTATCAACCAATTTGACTTGGTTAATGCTTGATCCTGAAGAAGAAGTGCAACAATTATATCAATATTTTGACAAAAAGTTGTTTATTTCAGCTACTTTAGCGCAACAAGATGATTTTTCATATACAATTAAGAACCTATATTTAGATCCTGAAAAAACACTAACTTATCGTGCCAAGCCATCTTTTAAGGTTGAAAAACATTTAAAAATCTATGCACTCTCTGATAATGATGCGCCAGAAGATCCAAATAATCCTGAATATGAAGAGTTTATCAGTAATTTGCTTACGCAAATTAAAAATTACAATCATATTTTGGTTTTGTTTACAAATTTAGATGTTATTCGTGATGTCTTTAGTAAGTTAAGTGAAAATAATAATTTAAAAGATTATGAAATTTTAGCTCAGGGATTAACTGGTTCAAATGAAAAGATTGCTAAGCGTTTTGGAATTGCTGAAAAAGCTGTTTTACTTGGAGCAAATAGTTTCTGGGAAGGAATTGACTTCAAGCATAATGGGGTAGACTTGGCAATTGTTACGCGCTTACCATTTGAATCGCCTGATCAGCCAGAAGTAAAACTGCGAACAGAATGTTTAAAAAAGCAGGTTGGTGCTAACAAAATTTTTGAAGTTGACACTTTGCCAAGGGCTATTTTGCGGTTTAGACAGGGATGTGGTCGCTTGATTAGGAATGAGCGTGATCATGGCATCTTTGTAATTTTAGACCAACGTGTTTGGAATAAATCTTATGGTGAGCAATTTTTAGCTGGCCTTCCTGTAAGTGCCAAAAAAGTCAGCAAACAACAACTACTAAATGTTTTAAGGAATAGTAAGCAGAATGAATAA
- the addA gene encoding helicase-exonuclease AddAB subunit AddA, which produces MTKFTKEQDQAINDSGKDILVSASAGSGKTTVLVERVLKKILSGTPVSSLLIITFTKAAAREMKERIKQKISDQLEVEPDNQFLRNQLLDIDTANISTIDSFCLDVIRRFYYVIDLDPQFSVLTDETQGELLKERALREIEADYLEEDNQDFQDFYDNFSGERDAEGARNLLLQLYNTVTTQPNYENFLDELPTCYEVGDNLIQSNLWQQQIKPLLLKEVSDLKAEVEALLAEPEINGSDLAKVKENYDIFSNRLDSFLESLNKDQPYNEIRASLMNCKFEKAVRKSKKWSDESIEVYQESQDLKSDLNDQLKKIFASFFVVEEKEQVAVLQKSEKIVKTIVAAEKKLIQKFGQLKREQNLIDYSDMEQFAFSILTTDTSNAHIAQEYYQEKFNEILIDEYQDVNALQENIIKAIKKKGQNTLFMVGDVKQSIYGFRQARPDLFLSKYHTYGKDNDSEKIILADNFRSTKRVTKTVNELFNPVLTTNFGGIDYKKEGQLQFGASYYPADLPTASEYIFTDKKQTQSAYEDQYGDEMDFSEVQMVIARIKQLKAENFQVWDRRTQLKRPLEYSDIAIITRTRSDNLQVMQEFAKADLPLFVTDAQNYFQTFELIMIMNYLRLIDNPQQDIPLVAVMRSPLFNFKEPELAQLRVKTPAGNFYTALTNFASVNSALGKKCREFLKQLETLRSFAATHRISELIWSIYEKTHLLEIVTGLPNGQQRRVNLESLYERATSYESAGFKGLYQFISFIERMRKNQKDLAQPLLSDKADNAVKLMTIHASKGLEFPVVFVMGLGHQYQTRDLSGNFTISQKELGLTIKEKNYRIDSLVKSLADVQKRQQMLEEEARILYVGLTRAQQKLILVASVNEIENKQKKWLSELDQKKDTIPLVKKINAQSPLDFLGPKLEQKHEFDQTIRDMTSALEEQDKLYYLKFNLDLEPKKVKSQNENSQEVNSKVNKVVQELYDFKYPFEDATKTTAYQSVSEIKKAFNDPIDKELENSRLISSSNRYLQPIDETPTFLEEQKFTGAEIGTAMHLVLQYYNYEGNKDLENLDQEIDQLVELGKLNSLMVPYLSKEALNWFVMSDFAKEFWKQSDKLHRESQFSSLVNASELFSDFSDPSAKILVHGTVDGYFEAKDGLVLFDYKTDFVDKTNEEQAIEKIKQKYTGQLRLYEQALNEMNNDKKVIGKYLILLDARKVVPVD; this is translated from the coding sequence GTGACAAAGTTTACTAAAGAACAAGATCAGGCAATTAATGATTCTGGAAAAGACATTTTGGTTTCCGCATCTGCTGGTTCAGGTAAGACTACAGTTTTAGTTGAGCGAGTTTTAAAAAAAATTCTATCTGGCACACCGGTTTCTTCTTTACTGATTATTACTTTCACTAAAGCTGCAGCACGTGAAATGAAAGAACGAATCAAACAAAAAATAAGTGATCAACTTGAAGTTGAACCGGATAACCAATTTTTACGTAACCAACTATTAGATATTGATACAGCCAATATTTCTACGATTGATTCTTTTTGTTTAGATGTGATTAGGCGTTTTTACTATGTAATTGACCTTGATCCGCAATTTAGTGTTTTAACTGATGAGACTCAAGGAGAGCTTTTGAAAGAACGCGCTTTGCGAGAGATAGAGGCGGATTATCTTGAAGAAGATAATCAAGACTTTCAGGATTTTTATGATAATTTTTCAGGAGAACGTGATGCAGAAGGAGCCCGCAACTTGCTATTGCAGCTGTATAATACAGTAACGACTCAACCGAATTATGAAAATTTTCTCGATGAGCTGCCAACTTGCTATGAAGTAGGCGACAATTTAATTCAATCTAATTTGTGGCAACAGCAAATAAAGCCGCTTTTACTTAAAGAAGTATCTGATTTAAAAGCAGAAGTAGAAGCTCTACTTGCTGAACCAGAAATAAATGGCTCTGATTTAGCTAAAGTTAAAGAAAATTATGACATTTTTTCTAACCGCCTAGATAGCTTTCTTGAATCTTTAAATAAGGACCAGCCTTATAATGAAATTCGTGCTAGTTTAATGAATTGTAAATTTGAAAAAGCAGTACGAAAATCTAAAAAATGGTCGGATGAAAGCATTGAAGTCTATCAAGAAAGTCAGGACTTAAAATCAGATTTAAATGATCAACTTAAGAAAATTTTTGCTAGCTTTTTTGTAGTTGAAGAAAAAGAGCAAGTAGCAGTCCTTCAAAAATCAGAAAAAATAGTTAAAACAATTGTTGCTGCTGAGAAAAAACTAATTCAAAAATTTGGTCAGTTAAAACGTGAGCAAAATTTAATTGACTATAGCGATATGGAGCAATTTGCCTTTAGTATTTTGACAACAGATACTTCAAACGCACATATTGCACAAGAATATTATCAAGAAAAATTTAACGAGATTTTGATTGATGAATATCAAGATGTGAACGCGCTGCAAGAAAATATCATTAAAGCCATTAAAAAGAAGGGGCAGAACACGCTTTTTATGGTTGGGGATGTCAAGCAGTCAATTTATGGCTTTAGGCAAGCACGACCAGACCTCTTTTTGAGTAAGTATCATACTTATGGCAAAGATAATGATAGTGAAAAAATCATCTTGGCTGATAACTTTAGATCAACAAAAAGGGTTACTAAAACAGTTAATGAACTATTTAATCCAGTTTTAACAACTAATTTTGGTGGCATTGACTATAAGAAAGAAGGTCAATTACAGTTTGGAGCTAGCTATTATCCAGCGGATTTACCGACAGCAAGCGAATACATTTTTACCGATAAAAAGCAAACACAGTCAGCTTATGAGGACCAATATGGCGATGAAATGGATTTTAGCGAAGTTCAGATGGTAATTGCGAGAATTAAGCAATTAAAAGCAGAAAATTTTCAAGTTTGGGATCGAAGAACGCAGCTTAAAAGACCACTTGAGTATTCAGATATTGCAATTATTACACGAACTAGAAGCGATAATTTACAGGTAATGCAGGAATTTGCAAAAGCCGATTTACCTTTATTTGTTACTGATGCGCAAAATTATTTTCAAACTTTTGAGTTGATTATGATTATGAATTACTTGAGGTTGATTGATAACCCTCAGCAAGATATTCCTCTAGTAGCTGTAATGAGATCGCCACTATTTAACTTCAAAGAACCAGAACTTGCACAACTTCGCGTTAAAACTCCAGCGGGCAATTTTTATACTGCACTTACTAACTTTGCTTCAGTTAACTCGGCTCTAGGGAAGAAATGCAGAGAATTTTTAAAGCAACTTGAAACACTCCGTTCATTTGCTGCTACGCACAGAATTTCTGAGTTAATCTGGAGCATTTACGAAAAAACACATCTTTTAGAAATTGTTACTGGTCTGCCAAACGGGCAACAACGTAGGGTTAATCTTGAATCTTTGTATGAGCGGGCAACTTCGTATGAAAGTGCTGGTTTTAAAGGTTTGTATCAATTCATTAGTTTTATTGAACGAATGAGAAAAAATCAAAAAGATTTAGCTCAACCTCTTTTAAGCGATAAAGCAGATAATGCAGTGAAATTGATGACCATTCATGCTTCTAAGGGACTAGAATTTCCCGTTGTATTTGTAATGGGATTAGGGCATCAGTATCAAACTAGAGACTTAAGCGGGAACTTTACAATTAGTCAAAAAGAACTAGGTTTAACAATAAAAGAAAAGAATTATCGTATTGATTCTCTGGTTAAATCCTTAGCTGATGTTCAAAAAAGACAGCAAATGCTTGAAGAAGAAGCGAGAATTTTATATGTTGGCTTAACTAGAGCACAGCAAAAATTGATCTTAGTGGCAAGCGTAAATGAAATTGAAAATAAACAAAAGAAATGGCTAAGCGAGCTTGATCAAAAGAAAGACACAATTCCATTAGTTAAAAAGATTAATGCTCAATCACCGCTTGATTTTTTAGGACCAAAATTAGAACAAAAACATGAATTTGACCAAACTATTCGAGATATGACATCTGCCTTAGAAGAACAAGATAAGCTCTATTATTTAAAATTCAATCTTGACTTAGAGCCTAAGAAAGTTAAAAGTCAAAATGAGAACAGTCAAGAAGTAAATTCCAAAGTAAATAAGGTAGTCCAAGAATTGTACGACTTTAAGTATCCGTTTGAAGATGCTACTAAGACTACAGCTTATCAATCTGTATCTGAAATTAAAAAGGCTTTTAATGATCCAATCGATAAAGAACTTGAAAACTCTCGTCTTATTTCTTCAAGTAATCGTTATTTGCAACCAATTGATGAAACACCAACATTTTTAGAAGAACAAAAATTTACTGGGGCTGAAATAGGAACGGCAATGCACTTAGTTTTGCAATATTATAATTATGAAGGTAATAAAGACCTAGAAAATTTAGACCAAGAAATCGATCAGCTTGTTGAATTAGGGAAGCTGAATTCTTTAATGGTTCCATATTTGTCTAAAGAAGCTTTAAATTGGTTTGTAATGAGTGATTTTGCTAAAGAATTTTGGAAGCAATCTGATAAATTGCACAGAGAAAGCCAATTTTCAAGTCTCGTTAATGCTAGTGAATTATTTAGTGACTTTTCTGATCCATCCGCGAAGATTTTAGTTCACGGAACGGTGGATGGATATTTTGAAGCAAAAGATGGCCTAGTTTTATTTGATTACAAAACTGACTTTGTTGATAAAACAAATGAAGAGCAAGCAATTGAAAAAATTAAACAAAAATATACTGGACAATTGCGACTATACGAACAAGCCTTAAATGAAATGAATAATGATAAAAAGGTTATTGGAAAATATTTGATTTTGCTTGACGCAAGGAAAGTGGTCCCAGTAGACTAG